One window of the Salvia miltiorrhiza cultivar Shanhuang (shh) chromosome 6, IMPLAD_Smil_shh, whole genome shotgun sequence genome contains the following:
- the LOC130987483 gene encoding very-long-chain 3-oxoacyl-CoA reductase 1-like — MADCIFEQLKSQPTWLLLLFSLGSFSLLKLSLSILKWAYVNFLRPGKNLKKYGSWAVITGPTDGIGKSFAFQLSRKGLNLVLVGRSPNKLEEVSGAIKSKSGSTQIKTVVVDFSGDLDDGVARIKEAIEGLDVGLLINNVGVSYPYARFFHEVDEKLLNDLIRVNVLGTTKVTQAVLPGMVERKKGAIVNIGSGAAIVIPSDPLYSVYAATKAYIDQFSRCLYVEYKKSGIDVQCQVPLYVATKMASIRRSSFFVPSADGYARAALRWIGYEPRCTPYWPHTLLWAVANSLPESAIDAWRLKFCLAIRKRGQLKDSRKKE; from the exons ATGGCGGACTGCATCTTCGAGCAGCTCAAATCTCAGCCCACATGGCTCCTCCTGCTCTTCTCCCTCGGCTCCTTCTCCCTCCTCAAACTCTCCCTGTCCATCCTCAAATGGGCCTACGTCAATTTCCTCCGCCCCGGCAAGAACCTCAAGAAATACGGGTCGTGGGCCGTAATCACGGGCCCCACCGACGGCATCGGCAAATCCTTCGCATTTCAGCTGTCGCGAAAAGGGCTCAACTTGGTTCTAGTTGGGCGGAGCCCTAATAAGCTCGAGGAGGTCTCGGGCGCCATCAAATCCAAATCCGGGTCGACCCAGATCAAGACGGTCGTGGTGGACTTCTCCGGCGATTTGGACGACGGCGTTGCGAGGATTAAGGAGGCGATCGAGGGTTTGGATGTGGGATTGCTGATTAATAATGTGGGGGTTTCGTATCCGTACGCGCGATTCTTTCATGAAGTGGACGAGAAGCTGTTGAATGATTTGATCAGGGTTAATGTGTTGGGCACGACGAAGGTTACGCAGGCGGTGCTGCCCGGGATGGTGGAGAGGAAAAAGGGGGCGATTGTGAATATTGGGTCCGGCGCCGCCATTGTTATTCCTTCTGATCCGCTTTACTCTGTCTATGCTGCTACTAAAGC GTACATCGATCAGTTCTCAAGATGCCTTTACGTGGAGTACAAGAAGAGTGGGATTGATGTACAGTGCCAG GTACCGCTGTACGTTGCCACAAAGATGGCATCAATCAGAAGGTCGTCCTTCTTCGTTCCATCAGCAGACGGTTATGCTCGTGCAGCTCTGCGTTGGATAGGCTACGAGCCCCGTTGTACTCCTTACTGGCCACACACCCTCCTCTGGGCCGTGGCGAATTCTCTGCCCGAGTCAGCCATTGATGCGTGGCGCCTCAAGTTCTGCCTCGCCATTCGAAAGCGAGGACAGCTCAAGGATTCGAGGAAGAAGGAGTAG